In one Salvelinus sp. IW2-2015 linkage group LG26, ASM291031v2, whole genome shotgun sequence genomic region, the following are encoded:
- the LOC111952584 gene encoding zinc finger homeobox protein 3-like isoform X1, producing MTERKRWRERTLHQHLVAKTEEEKQREEAISNQSQTNSKCSLLPRRSQHSSASCTVMASGTLNNNTLITEMRDTRGVQGSSPNFPLSFIKPQKSALLEYTSTPVTDDRRTDTTHTSLIANGDTAKVPKPNNNPKETDGKREVDGEIEGDKDRERDEKLKTVSKYLHPSPSSPGSLNSHMALMHSWNSCKMLKCPKCNWHYKSQQTLHAHLREKHPASGGLCVCGGSGEKCVCGVSRGVCVYCSTGKAHPRLSRGESYVCEYKPYRCGVCDYTTSSKGNLSIHMQSDKHLSNVQVAGHTHPAHGTHTHSAHNGGYAVRDTAGEQGYGRTHPTVTQPPAHTTPYPSQPPSHGKRWRCEVCDYETSIARNLRIHTTSEKHMHNVLRLKQTPNVLQRSYYLAHCRSLPPQLTLLHSIGGEQSLDMHQLSAEEPVAPDSTLTPSPSPPPSSPSPSPSSSPPPPLSLSPSSPLSCGVFQCLVCSSFSSDSLESLRSHLSAPCSLPQSEWRSLVAGGCYCRLCGYSTPLRANFTLHCQTDRHRAQYQLASHLWEAGDREEFVKLVATGNPVQLKCNLCDFQTTSLEKLKIHSINPQHQASLRXSRFLQQYDSAVDGGSWLFHCVLCNYSSCSKLHLLRHTHSPGHQKRELHYLQLVRGRSLEEGEGLAATFTIRKCPSPETGGSIAEGERRDSLSPAKRSFSGLEETQSPLSPKRPRTDQRTTHQQATAKCPLCQDTLVYTHLRRHLILIHSVVQDCVDKLMSMVAVELPEILQKETLQMESHSNIKESQTNDCNTNSSYTKESLTNEPQTNDYHTKKEKVITAKDVPALLTPPCKDQHPAEDNTSHLLESPSSPPSPPTLSSLSPSNLPSSTLPPSPPSDAPPPSDCHGYRFRCGRCSLAVRRQKKLQMHWQYHAMRAATECHLCPRRCRSQEALQRHLLNTHLQDLHLQGTHPDQSGAHIQQPISLEGEEEEGESMSEEETDKEEDDEEGEQGKGDEGEEDEKDDPDEEERPSPGVSNSDKGSGQQEEETGSEPSPLIKGSNPTLERFLDPARPYKCSFCCESFTQRTILLVHYNSVSHLHRAKARRALHDSSPSHADTPQGLEPSPYRCSLAPDPRPYRCRMCRVAYSQSSTLDIHLRSVLHQTRARGARTQLSLNPHTRQTLVPALVQTTSSSRSPGGGEVSTRGTTPTATRSAPSSPSPCSSLSEAQLSVGVSGKAEGHQAKRRRVEDLTASGGQQDLTLLQQQVAQAQMPQQQHKLAQAHIEEHTALLQPQLFSPTLLPHLPLLQQNLLKQFLPSAAESLQQRNLLSPLQFSPDSLFSLQQQMIQSFYLSGGLQLNPNMNFSQITSALSLQTISALSSQTNGLKHPSPKLVTTSIQFPAQPPKCETQAETADSDSPLHQTEKESNPSSSPEGDGEMQESKKRDGAEKALRVLLERYGWELALQSNQSRQRQQNRETGGCPEEEKQCGECGKQFSDSLILKSHQEFVHQQMITPVVLETFSRQYDCLYPLTPFPVADNDNTVVARLTPATAPVLAPLPPAPVSYSRDEMGLGRDQSLIQAQSLSQASAIGPDQAVPTTPASVPVTLSTDQAPVNSFCPAQASPTPSPPPPSSQTQPLPEQQQDTMTSTTTSAPSPTIIPQSNLSMHFPLSQLPLPPLPLPSLPTLPFPIDLSLLPLGLMQPIALQSMLQYQSLLSSGHQPPLSLFTNAHSTHKPSLPSYTNTHCAPSPSLPPYTNTHCAPSPSLPPYTNTHCAPSPSLPPYTNTHCAPSPSLPPYTNTHCAPSPSLPPYTNTHSAPSPSLTSYTNTHCAPSPSLTSYTNTHCAPSPALPFLKRRLEEGTAVTPMRDVMDGEREEEGEREGDEQRRDRRQRTTISSEQLEVLYQRYSLNSNPTRSVLEGITRDTGLKKRVVQVWFQNTRARQRKGQLQSLGRGGGLCLGDNHRRCPFCRALFNAQNALDAHVRAHHCSQTDRAAYGSFHQMGPADDSSFSHNH from the exons ATGACAGAGAGGAAacggtggagagagagaaccttGCACCAGCATTTAGTAgcaaagacagaggaggagaaacagagggaagaGGCTATCTCAAACCAAAGCCAAACCAACTCCAAATGTAGTCTATTACCTCGACGGAGCCAGCACAGCTCTGCCTCCTGCACTGTTATGGCCAGTGGCACACTGAACAATAACACCCTCATCACAGAGATGAGAGATACAAGAGGAGTGCAGGGCAGTAGTCCGAATTTTCCTCTGAGCTTTATTAAACCCCAGAAGTCAGCCCTGCTTGAGTACACCAGCACACCTGTTACGGATGATAGGAGGACAGACACCACTCACACTTCCCTTATTGCCAATGGAGACACCGCCAAAGTTCCAAAACCAAACAACAACCcaaaagagacagatggaaaaagagaggtagatggagagatagaaggagataaggatagagagagagatgagaaattaAAGACCGTTTCTAAATACCTCCACCCCTCTCCGTCCTCACCTGGCTCACTGAACAGTCACATGGCCTTGATGCACTCCTGGAACTCCTGCAAGATGCTCAAATGCCCCAAATGTAACTGGCACTACAAGTCCCAGCAGACACTGCATGCCCACCTCAGAGAAAAACACCCTGCGTCtgggggcttgtgtgtgtgtgggggctcgggggagaagtgtgtgtgtggagtgtcaaggggtgtgtgtgtgtactgtagcacGGGGAAGGCCCACCCTCGTCTGTCCCGGGGAGAGAGTTATGTTTGTGAGTACAAACCCTAccgctgtggtgtgtgtgattacaCAACCTCCTCTAAAGGAAACCTCAGCATACACATGCAGTCAGACAAACACCTCAGCAACGTACAGgtagcaggacacacacaccctgcgcacggcactcacacacactccgcACACAATGGTGGCTACGCTGTCAGAGACACGGCAGGTGAACAGGGCTACGGACGCACACACCCCACAGTCACACAGCCCCCTGCACACACAACACCCTACCCCAGCCAGCCCCCTTCCCACGGTAAGAGGTGGCGGTGTGAGGTGTGTGATTATGAGACCAGCATTGCCCGGAATCTGCGCATACACACCACCAGCGAGAAACACATGCATAACGTGCTGCGCCTGAAACAAACACCCAACGTGTTGCAGAGAAGCTACTACCTGGCCCACTGCAGGAGTCTGCCTCCTCAACTCACACTGCTACACAGCATAG GTGGCGAACAGTCTTTGGATATGCATCAACTATCAGCAGAGGAGCCAGTCGCCCCGGATTCAACCctgaccccctccccctctcctcctccctcctcaccatccccttctccatcctcctctccccctcctccactgtctctctccccctcttctcctctttcctgtgGTGTGTTCCAGTGCCTGGTGTGTTCCAGTTTCTCCTCTGACAGTCTGGAGTCTCTTAGGTCTCACCTGAGCGCCCCCTGCTCCCTGCCCCAGTCTGAGTGGCGCTCTCTGGTGGCTGGAGGCTGCTACTGCAGGCTGTGTGGCTACAGCACCCCCCTCAGGGCTAACTTCACCCTGcactgccagacagacagacacagggccCAGTACCAGCTGGCTTCCCACCTCTGGGAGGCCGGGGACAGGGAGGAATTTGTGAAGTTGGTTGCTACAGGCAACCCAGTCCAGCTGAAGTGTAACTTGTGTGACTTCCAGACCACCAGCTTGGAGAAACTGAAAATACACAGCATCAACCCCCAACACCAGGCCAGCCTCAGARTCTCCagg ttcttaCAGCAGTATGACAGTGCAGTAGATGGAGGGTCCTGGTTGTTCCATTGTGTCCTGTGTAACTACTCCTCCTGTTCTAAACTCCACCTATTGAGACATACCCACTCCCCTGGTCATCAGAAGAGGGAGCTTCACTACTTGCAGTTAGTGAGAGGGAGGAgcctggaggaaggggaggggctaGCGGCTACTTTCACCATTAGGAAGTGTCCCAGTCCTGAGACAG GTGGAAGCATTgcggagggggagaggagagattccCTTTCTCCAGCCAAGCGATCGTTCTCTGGGCTGGAGGAGACACAGAGCCCCCTCTCTCCCAAACGCCCCAGAACAGACCAGCGCACTACTCACCAACAGGCTACTGCCAAGTGCCCACTGTGCCAGGACACACTGGTATACACACACCTGAGACGCCACCTCATACTCATACACAGTGTGGTCCAGGACTGTGTGGACAAGCTCATGAgtatg GTGGCAGTGGAGCTGCCTGAGATTCTGCAGAAAGAGACACTGCAGATGGAGTCCCACTCAAATATAAAGGAATCTCAAACAAACGATTGCAacacaaacagctcttacacgaAGGAATCCCTCACAAACGAGCCTCAAACAAATGACTAccatacaaaaaaagaaaaagtaatcACAGCCAAAGATGTCCCTGCTCTTCTGACTCCTCCCTGTAAGGACCAGCACCCAGCAGAGGACAACACCTCTCACCTCCTTGAGTCCCCCAGCTCTCCCCCTTCCCCAcccactctttcctctctctcccccagcaacCTCCCTTCATCCACTTTACCCCCGTCTCCTCCCAGTGatgcccctcccccctctgatTGTCATGGTTACAGGTTTCGCTGCGGCAGGTGCAGTCTAGCGGTCCGAAGGCAGAAGAAGCTGCAGATGCACTGGCAGTACCACGCCATGAGGGCGGCAACAGAGTGCCACCTCTGCCCCAGACGCTGCCGCAGCCAAGAGGCCCTGCAGAGACACCTGCTCAACACACACCTACAGGACCTACACCTACAGGGTACACACCCTGACCAGAGTGGAGCACACATCCAACAACCAATCAGcctggagggggaggaagaggagggggagagtatGAGTGAAGAAGAGACGGATAAGGAGGAAGATgatgaggagggagagcagggaaagggagatgaaggagaggaggatgaaaagGATGAcccagatgaggaggagaggcccAGTCCAGGGGTTAGTAATAGTGACAAGGGTTCagggcagcaggaggaggagacagggtcaGAACCCAGCCCCCTCATCAAGGGCTCGAACCCGACTCTGGAGCGGTTCCTGGACCCGGCTCGGCCCTACAAGTGTTCCTTCTGCTGTGAGTCCTTCACTCAGAGAACCATCCTGCTGGTCCACTATAACTCTGTGTCTCACCTCCACCGAGCCAAAGCCAGACGGGCCCTGCATGACTCCAGCCCCAGTCATGCTGACACCCCCCAGGGCCTGGAACCAAGCCCCTACCGCTGCAGCCTGGCCCCTGACCCCAGGCCCTACCGCTGCAGAATGTGTAGGGTGGCCTACAGCCAGAGCTCCACCCTGGACATCCACCTCCGTTCTGTACTGCACCAGACACGAGCCCGTGGAGCTCGGACCCAGCTATCACTGAACCCCCACACCCGCCAAACCCTAGTTCCAGCCTTGGTTCAGACCACTTCCTCCAGCCGTTCACCAGGGGGAGGAGAGGTATCTACCAGGGGAACCACCCCAACAGCCACCAGATCAGCCCCTTCCTCCCCAAGTCCCTGTTCCTCCCTCAGTGAAGCCCAGCTGAGTGTGGGTGTCTCTGGGAAGGCTGAGGGCCACCAGGCTAAGAGGCGGAGAGTAGAGGACCTGACAGCATCTGGAGGACAGCAGGACCTAACGTTACTCCAACAGCAGGTAGCCCAGGCCCAGATGCCACAACAGCAACATAAGTTAGCCCAGGCCCATATAGAGGAACACACAGCCCTCCTCCAGCCCCAGCTCTTTAGTCCAACACTGCTCCCGCACCTCCCCTTACTGCAGCAGAACCTCTTAAAGCAGTTCCTCCCTTCAGCAGCAGAGAGTCTCCAACAGAggaacctcctctctcccctccagttCTCCCCAGACAGCCTGTTTTCTCTACAGCAGCAGATGATCCAGTCCTTCTACCTCTCTGGAGGTCTGCAGCTCAACCCTAACATGAACTTTAGTCAGATCACCTCAGCCCTCTCCCTCCAGAccatctctgccctctcctctcagaCAAATGGGCTTAAACATCCCTCTCCAAAGCTGGTGACAACTAGCATCCAGTTTCCAGCCCAGCCCCCGAAATGTGAGACTCAGGCTGAGACAGCTGACAGTGACTCCCCCCTTCACCAGACGGAGAAAGAGTCaaacccatcctcctctcctgagggagatggagagatgcagGAGAGCAAGAAGAGGGATGGAGCAGAGAAGGCTCTCAGAGTTCTGCTGGAGAGATATGGCTGGGAGCTGGCCCTGCAATCCaatcagagcagacagagacaacagaacagagagacgggTGGATGCCCGGAGGAGGAGAAGCAGTGTGGAGAATGTGGGAAGCAGTTCTCTGACTCTCTGATCCTGAAGAGCCATCAGGAGTTTGTTCACCAGCAAATGATCACTCCGGTAGTGTTGGAGACGTTCTCCAGACAGTATGACTGCCTCTACCCCCTCACACCCTTCCCTGTGGCAGACAATGATAATACTGTTGTTGCACGTCTAACCCCAGCCACAGCACCTGTACTTGCACCCTTACCCCCAGCACCAGTCTCTTATTCAAGGGATGAAATGGGTTTGGGGAGGGACCAGTCTCTTATCCAAGCCCAATCCCTCTCCCAAGCCTCAGCCATAGGTCCAGACCAAGCTGTACCCACCACACCAGCATCTGTACCTGTAACCCTGTCCACAGACCAAGCCCCAGTTAATTCCTTCTGCCCAGCCCAAGCCTCACcaacaccctctcctcctccaccctcttcccAAACACAACCACTTCCAGAGCAGCAGCAGGACACTATGACATCGACAACCACCTCTGCCCCCTCTCCAACTATCATACCCCAGTCCAATCTCTCCATGCATTTCCCcttatcccaactccccctgccCCCTCTTCCTTTACCAAGCCTCCCCACTCTTCCCTTCCCCAtagacctctctctcctcccccttggTCTAATGCAGCCCATAGCACTCCAGTCTATGCTTCAGTACCAGTCCCTGTTATCATCGGGCCACCAACCACCCCTATCCCTATTCACCAACGCTCACTCCACCCACAAACCATCTCTACCctcatacactaacacacactgtgCTCCTAGCCCATCTCTACCcccatacactaacacacactgtgCTCCTAGCCCATCTCTACCcccatacactaacacacactgtgCTCCTAGCCCATCTCTACCcccatacactaacacacactgtgCTCCTAGCCCATCTCTACCcccatacactaacacacactgtgCTCCTAGCCCATCTCTACCcccatacactaacacacacagtgcTCCTAGCCCATCTCTAACctcatacactaacacacactgtgCTCCTAGCCCATCTCTAACctcatacactaacacacactgtgCTCCTAGCCCAGCCCTGCCCTTTCTGAAGCGTAGGCTGGAGGAAGGGACAGCGGTAACGCCTATGAGGGATGTGATGgacggtgagagagaggaagagggagagagagagggtgatgagCAGAGGAGGGATAGGCGCCAGAGGACCACCATCAGTTCGGAGCAGCTAGAGGTTCTGTACCAGCGCTACAGTCTGAACTCCAACCCAACCCGCTCTGTACTGGAGGGCATCACCAGGGACACAGGCCTGAAGAAACGTGTAGTGCAG GTATGGTTCCAGAACACCAGGGCTCGTCAGAGGAAGGGCCAGCTCCAGagcctggggagaggaggaggtctgTGTCTCGGTGACAACCACAGGCGCTGTCCGTTCTGCAGGGCTCTCTTCAACGCTCAGAACGCCCTGGACGCCCATGTCAGGGCCCACCACTGTTCACAGACTGACAGAGCTGCCTATGGCTCATTTCATCAGATGGGTCCTGCAGATGACTCCAGCTTCTCTCACAACCATTGA